A window from Rana temporaria chromosome 8, aRanTem1.1, whole genome shotgun sequence encodes these proteins:
- the LOC120910330 gene encoding olfactory receptor 50-like translates to MMEKCSNITENVFYISAFSISETGQCLLFTAVLLVYLMTVLGNMTIAVLVCLVPQLHTPMYFFLSNLAISDVIYVSVTLPKLLSILLTQDHWISFSACMTQVFFFSLSSTSDVFLLTSMAYDRYVAICKPLQYSLLMSKDVCISLALSPWLISLTNTIVNVLAASLLSFCLTQNVDHFFCDQKALYAITSSDATSRYIFLLCQDVVLASIPFFLIITSYVFIISTILKIRSSEGRLKAYSSCTSHLTTVILFYGPIIIIYGKPESEGSKELDKLLTLLYTAVVPMLNPFVYSLRNKDILNAIKNIKRKWNMFYIK, encoded by the coding sequence ATGATGGAGAAATGTTCAAACATTACAGAAAATGTGTTCTACATTTCAGCATTTTCTATCTCTGAAACTGGACAATGTCTCCTTTTTACTGCAGTTCTATTAGTGTATCTGATGACTGTCCTTGGAAACATGACCATTGCTGTATTGGTGTGTCTGGTTCCCCAGCTCCATACTCCAATGTATTTCTTCTTGAGTAATCTTGCTATTAGTGATGTTATATATGTTTCAGTTACTCTTCCAAAGCTTCTCTCCATACTTCTAACACAGGATCATTGGATTTCTTTCTCCGCTTGTATGACTCAAGTGTTCTTCTTCTCATTGTCATCTACTTCTGATGTATTCCTACTGACCTCCATGGCCTACGATCGATATGTAGCGATCTGTAAGCCATTACAATATTCCTTACTCATGAGTAAAGATGTATGTATTTCGCTAGCTCTATCCCCTTGGCTTATATCATTGACTAATACAATCGTCAACGTGTTAGCCGCATCTCTCTTATCCTTCTGTCTCACACAAAATGTTGACCATTTCTTTTGTGATCAGAAAGCACTTTATGCAATAACATCTAGCGATGCTACAAGCAGATACATATTTCTGTTATGTCAGGATGTAGTGTTGGCATCtattcctttttttcttattataaCCTCCTACGTGTTCATCATCTCCACCATACTCAAAATTCGCTCCTCTGAGGGACGACTGAAAGCTTATTCCAGTTGTACTTCCCACCTCACCACAGTAATATTATTCTATGGTCCAATCATTATAATTTATGGCAAACCAGAATCTGAAGGTTCTAAAGAACTGGACAAGTTGCTGACCTTGCTTTATACGGCAGTGGTTCCAATGCTCAACCCGTTTGTCTACTCATTAAGGAACAAAGATATTTtaaatgctataaaaaatataaaaaggaaatggaacatgttttacattaaaTAA